A genomic segment from Paralichthys olivaceus isolate ysfri-2021 chromosome 22, ASM2471397v2, whole genome shotgun sequence encodes:
- the LOC109634712 gene encoding fatty acid-binding protein, intestinal — protein sequence MTFNGTWKVDRNENYDKFMEKMDINVMKRKLAEHDNLKITIEQTGDKFHIKESSTFRTKDIDFTLGVLFDYSLADGTEVSGTWEMEGDVLKGKFTRKDNNKILTTTRAVVGGELVQSYNYEGVDAKRIFKKQ from the exons ATGACATTCAACGGAACCTGGAAAGTCGACCGCAATGAGAACTATGACAAGTTCATGGAGAAaatgg ATATCAATGTCATGAAGCGTAAGCTGGCGGAACACGACAACCTGAAGATCACCATCGAGCAGACCGGGGACAAGTTCCACATCAAGGAGTCCAGCACCTTCCGCACCAAGGACATCGACTTTACCCTGGGCGTCCTCTTCGACTACAGCCTGGCCGATGGCACCGAAGTCTCG GGTACTTGGGAGATGGAGGGTGACGTGCTCAAGGGCAAATTCACCAGGAAAGACAACAACAAGATCCTGACAACCACCCGAGCTGTGGTGGGAGGAGAGCTCGTACAG AGTTACAACTACGAGGGAGTGGACGCAAAAAGGATTTTCAAGAAGCAGTAA